The proteins below are encoded in one region of Ereboglobus luteus:
- a CDS encoding glycosyl hydrolase — MKLRALIPSITASLLLAGTLAHAANADEDFLKYTSHNPDQSEHTLDAAAFASPTGWARPQTWWHWLNGNVSRAGIEADLREMADKGIGQAQVFSIGNRDKNPAPVAFASPEWFDLFRFATETAAKYGIEIGIHNCDGWSEAGGPWISPEQSMKELTFKTLRVTGNGAEQSIALPELDRKLDFVRDIAVLAWPAKGPEGPSPVTRFKFMSGAASDRGPGPEGAAPSKAVPSARALRLGEIHNLTASVTDGALRWRVPDGEWVVMRVGYTTTGKTTYPATAEGRGLEVDKFEPAFVNQHFDGYPKKMLDAAGPLAGKTFSVIETDSWEAGHQNWTQNFERYFREQNGYDILPWLAVYAGECIENITATENFLRDLRQTFAALIAKNFYETMAARIHAAGLRYEAQDLVESFARNPLGGYRASDVPMGTLWQPPRAAPGLIDGIRISGAIAGSGSGLGFGGAGATQISRRAEAASASHFYGKRHVAIETITGRRGNWAHSPWSLKGTVDSSFFDGANLLVFHTFAHQPDERSPGWQMNPYGTAQNRKLTWWPFSKPWFTYISRTQYMLQQGKPANRVLYFYSDQIPSGSAYLPLRSSQQYDIADGDAVRNFLRVENGRLVSPGRMNYELMVVSKDTTLLPETLEKLKALVEAGARVSAEKKPSFNPTLRGGAKADASWRKLVAELFGDGSKSARKIGKGVFYAGHTPDEAIAALGLRELFTCRLNDLSDPNDIAWTHREHIDGSEWFHVANKDSAAPRSGIMSFDVTGKTVSIWHPETGEITPAPVLDEADGRTRIPLSLAPLEGVFVVFGGKNAPRSQTASSVTVNGQPVFPVVPPLPVDNKIITKDFTVFITVTPAADRPVTAQSTKGIVSLAKENVVLIPEEMHKKVGDKNHACAGLSVGRNSIAVFEHGTSFRNSVLVWNNPVPENARIALAYKNNVPTLYLNGKQIATGSASGRVVHPPASLQGSFKGKVAGFSVHDTTFDAKKIASDARAQTPSPECDNSESKQKSPRLYVTTKGKMGAEFFTPGKVEIKKTDGQTRSLAAEKIPAPKTLAGPWTVTFDAKWGAPAGPQRFDTLTSWTESKEPGIKHYSGVATYVKEITLDKNETAAGQRVYLEIDQVCEVAQVTVNGKLAGTLWRPPYRLDITDAVRPGKNTLQIAVANTWVNRCLHDATLPESERLTWANTMDVHFPDPKKTKPANSIHWAHGPLPSGLIGTAKLAFSKLVEEK, encoded by the coding sequence ATGAAACTCCGCGCACTGATCCCATCAATCACCGCCAGCCTGTTGCTCGCCGGAACGCTCGCTCACGCCGCAAACGCGGATGAGGACTTCCTCAAATACACCAGCCACAATCCCGACCAGTCCGAACACACGCTCGACGCCGCGGCCTTCGCGTCGCCCACGGGCTGGGCGCGTCCGCAAACCTGGTGGCACTGGCTCAACGGCAATGTTTCCCGCGCGGGCATCGAGGCCGACTTGCGCGAGATGGCCGACAAGGGCATCGGGCAGGCGCAGGTTTTCTCCATCGGCAATCGCGACAAAAATCCCGCGCCGGTCGCATTCGCCTCGCCCGAGTGGTTTGACCTCTTTCGCTTCGCCACCGAAACCGCCGCGAAATACGGCATCGAAATCGGCATTCATAATTGCGACGGCTGGTCCGAGGCCGGCGGCCCGTGGATATCTCCCGAACAATCAATGAAGGAGCTCACGTTCAAGACCCTTCGCGTTACGGGCAACGGCGCGGAGCAGTCCATCGCGCTGCCCGAGCTCGACCGCAAACTCGACTTCGTCCGCGACATCGCCGTGCTCGCCTGGCCCGCGAAGGGTCCCGAGGGGCCGTCGCCCGTCACGCGATTCAAGTTCATGTCGGGCGCCGCCAGCGACCGCGGTCCCGGCCCCGAGGGCGCGGCGCCCTCCAAGGCCGTCCCGTCCGCGCGAGCCCTTCGTCTTGGTGAAATTCACAACCTCACCGCCAGCGTCACCGACGGCGCCCTCCGCTGGCGCGTGCCCGACGGCGAGTGGGTTGTCATGCGCGTCGGCTACACCACCACGGGCAAGACCACTTATCCCGCGACCGCCGAGGGCCGCGGCCTCGAGGTGGACAAGTTCGAGCCCGCCTTCGTCAACCAGCACTTCGACGGTTATCCGAAAAAAATGCTCGATGCCGCCGGCCCGCTCGCAGGGAAAACATTTTCAGTCATCGAAACCGACTCATGGGAGGCGGGGCACCAAAACTGGACGCAAAATTTCGAGCGCTATTTCCGCGAGCAAAACGGCTACGACATCCTGCCGTGGCTGGCCGTTTACGCAGGCGAGTGCATTGAAAATATCACCGCGACGGAAAACTTCCTTCGCGACCTCCGCCAAACCTTCGCCGCCCTCATCGCAAAAAACTTCTACGAGACAATGGCCGCGCGCATCCACGCCGCCGGCCTGCGTTACGAGGCGCAGGACCTCGTTGAGAGCTTCGCGCGCAACCCGCTCGGCGGCTACCGCGCCTCAGACGTCCCGATGGGAACCCTCTGGCAGCCGCCACGCGCCGCGCCGGGCCTCATCGACGGCATTCGCATCTCCGGCGCCATCGCCGGTTCCGGCTCCGGCCTCGGGTTCGGCGGCGCAGGCGCCACACAGATATCGCGGCGCGCCGAGGCCGCCAGCGCCTCGCATTTTTATGGCAAGCGCCACGTCGCCATCGAGACGATCACCGGAAGGCGCGGCAACTGGGCGCATTCCCCCTGGAGCCTCAAGGGAACGGTGGACAGCAGCTTTTTCGACGGCGCGAACCTCCTCGTTTTTCACACCTTCGCGCATCAGCCCGACGAACGCTCCCCCGGCTGGCAAATGAATCCCTACGGCACCGCCCAAAATCGCAAGCTCACCTGGTGGCCGTTTTCCAAGCCGTGGTTCACCTACATCTCGCGCACGCAATACATGCTCCAGCAAGGCAAGCCCGCCAACCGCGTCCTCTACTTTTACAGCGACCAAATCCCCTCGGGAAGCGCCTACCTTCCGCTCCGATCCAGCCAGCAATACGACATCGCCGACGGCGACGCCGTGCGCAACTTTCTCCGCGTTGAAAACGGACGCCTCGTCAGCCCCGGCCGCATGAACTACGAGCTCATGGTCGTCTCCAAGGACACCACGCTGCTCCCCGAAACACTCGAAAAACTAAAAGCTCTCGTCGAGGCGGGCGCGCGCGTATCCGCCGAAAAAAAGCCCTCCTTCAACCCGACCCTGCGCGGCGGCGCGAAAGCCGACGCCAGCTGGCGAAAACTCGTCGCGGAACTTTTCGGCGACGGCTCCAAGTCCGCTCGCAAAATCGGCAAGGGCGTGTTCTATGCCGGCCACACGCCCGACGAGGCCATCGCCGCCCTCGGCCTCCGCGAACTGTTCACATGCAGGCTCAATGATTTGTCCGATCCCAACGACATCGCCTGGACCCACCGCGAGCACATCGACGGCTCCGAATGGTTCCACGTCGCCAACAAGGATTCCGCCGCGCCGCGCTCGGGAATCATGTCCTTCGACGTCACCGGCAAAACCGTCTCGATCTGGCACCCCGAAACCGGCGAGATCACACCCGCGCCCGTGCTCGACGAAGCCGATGGCCGCACGCGCATCCCCCTCTCGCTCGCGCCCCTCGAAGGCGTCTTTGTTGTGTTCGGCGGCAAAAACGCGCCGCGCTCGCAAACCGCGTCGAGCGTGACCGTGAACGGCCAGCCGGTGTTCCCCGTCGTGCCACCGCTTCCGGTTGACAACAAAATCATCACGAAAGATTTCACTGTTTTCATAACCGTCACGCCCGCCGCCGACCGCCCCGTCACCGCGCAAAGCACCAAGGGCATCGTATCGCTGGCAAAAGAAAACGTCGTCCTCATCCCCGAGGAAATGCACAAAAAAGTCGGCGACAAAAACCATGCCTGCGCCGGCCTGAGCGTGGGCCGCAATTCCATCGCCGTGTTCGAGCACGGCACCAGTTTCCGCAACAGCGTGCTCGTCTGGAACAACCCCGTGCCCGAAAACGCGCGCATCGCCCTCGCCTACAAAAACAACGTCCCCACGCTCTACCTCAACGGCAAACAAATCGCCACCGGCTCCGCCTCCGGCCGCGTTGTCCACCCGCCCGCGAGCCTCCAAGGTTCGTTCAAGGGCAAGGTGGCGGGATTCTCCGTGCATGACACGACATTCGACGCCAAAAAAATCGCCTCCGACGCGCGCGCCCAAACACCGTCCCCCGAATGCGACAATTCAGAATCGAAGCAAAAATCGCCGCGCCTCTACGTGACAACCAAGGGCAAAATGGGCGCGGAATTTTTCACGCCCGGAAAAGTTGAAATCAAGAAAACCGACGGCCAAACACGCTCGCTCGCAGCCGAAAAAATCCCCGCGCCCAAAACGCTCGCCGGCCCGTGGACAGTTACATTCGACGCCAAATGGGGCGCGCCCGCCGGACCGCAACGCTTCGACACACTCACCTCGTGGACGGAGTCAAAAGAGCCCGGAATCAAGCACTACTCCGGCGTCGCGACGTATGTGAAGGAGATCACGCTCGACAAAAACGAAACCGCCGCGGGCCAGCGAGTGTATCTTGAAATCGACCAAGTCTGCGAAGTCGCGCAAGTCACGGTGAACGGAAAACTCGCCGGCACGCTCTGGCGCCCGCCCTACCGGCTCGACATCACCGACGCCGTGCGCCCCGGCAAAAACACCCTGCAAATCGCCGTGGCCAACACATGGGTGAACCGCTGCCTGCATGACGCCACCCTGCCGGAATCCGAGCGCCTCACCTGGGCGAACACAATGGACGTCCACTTTCCCGATCCCAAGAAGACCAAGCCGGCCAACTCGATTCACTGGGCTCACGGCCCCCTGCCCTCCGGCCTGATCGGCACGGCAAAACTCGCGTTCTCAAAACTCGTCGAGGAAAAGTAA